The DNA sequence aatagaaaaagatgaaaaggaAGGAGGAGACGAAATTTCAAtaagaggaggaagagaaaaaggagTTGTTGGTGACGACGATAacgaaattgaaaaaaattaaaaaagaaagagaaaaagaagaagacgtAGCATcgagagtgaagaagaagaagaataagaagaagaagtataagggaaagaaaacaaaaaaaaacacgtaatttaaattacttggatggacttaaataaaaaattgcttaaatgtaaaaaattaataaaaaattaatagcTAAATCAACTATcatgtatttataaataaatatatataatatctattttatttttaatatgtattttttttgaCACATATTCTATACATGTaattaaatttagcaattaATTTTGTGAATACATTgcataattttatatatatcacTCGATTATATACTATTAATATGATTAAATAATCAATAAAACTCAGTCTTTATTCTATTAATGATTATTAAGATTAAtctaaataaatacaaaaaataatattattagatttaatcttttatatttaaaatacaaaattaatctccttaaaaattaatatatctaaatttaaaataaaatacaatctaaataaaagtaataaattctaaatcaaagatcttaagtcataaatttaaattcaaaatttaaaacctaatcttaaattttaaacacTAAAATATAACCTCTAATTTTTATTAACTGGACttaaaacacacaaaaaaaaataattaaaaaacaacAGTTCTTGAAAATGAAATGTTGATAGAATCAGATAGAATCagcataaaaacaaaaaaaatacaaaaaaaataaattaaaaaatatatgacagtcaaaataaattatgacTATAATTACTTAATTAGTCATTCGATATGCACacaaatttattaatttctaaaCTTATATCATTAATTTTACGAAGTTTAGTAATAGAGAGAAATGTTAAGGATGAAAAgcaaatttaatttgaattagaGATTAGTTCtctaaaaatattagaaagtGAATGTATaaaaaactaatataattaaacttttatatTTAAAGACTAATTAAAGACTATACAGCATTTCTCAATGTCTGTTATgtcagaaaaataagaaaatcaattaataattagttatttgtaTATAATCAAAActtgaaaaattttatatgtaaaatttaaaaattatataaaatatcattataaataaaaaattaacaaaaaagataaaataaataggTTTCGCCAATAAAAGATATACTCAAAAACATTCAAATACACAAATTTGCTACAGGCATAGCCACACTATAAATGATGCACGTTCTCTGTAATGATTTAAATTTTGTATGAACGAGGATTTAAAATTTGTAAgtcttaacatttttttaaggTTGCTTCACAATTTTTTACATTCCAAAATATTGAAAACTCTCCATGAAacattagattttttatttagtgTTCATATACGGAAGATTTTCCAAAACGAattaaaataactttttatttctaaaaatcaaagaaaaaaaacctTCAATTACTCAATTCCATTTTTTTGTTTGCAAGTTGTACATAGATTGAATGGGCCAGACCCGATTTGAAGGCAAATCGACCCAGCCTCTCGTGATGAGTAGCAGTTCTAGAATGAGAATagatgttcttattttttttaaattatttgatagatactttacattttttaaatagaatttaaaaaaaaaaagaaaaaatattaaatgatgAATGATCacattttattaaataattaaaaaattgaaaaaatccAATACATACCTAGACCAAAAGAAaaaagtgtatatatatatatatatttatgttttttattttatttatgtgactattttataattttttgtgttttttatttttttattaaaataattttacttaatatttttaaattttaggaaCAATTTCTTATAATAAACGTTTAGAAAAAATATAGAATTTCTTAAAACAATTTGAGGAGTCACATGTTATGTTATTGTTACTTTAAGTTATCTAatctaaatattttaaatttttattaaaagttaATGAGTTTAAGATGATATAAGTGTATATTAGTAACAGGTAGATGATATAAGATAGcatttgatttatttattttttgagagAGACACACAGaaacataaatattaaaagatATGGATACAGATTATTagtgtatatatattttgtttggtaaaatattaaataacataccataaaattaaaaaagtttatattttgtaaaaattaataaaagataaaaatataaaaaattaataaaaaaaagtttacaAAATTGATAAacaataaaagtataaaaattaataaaaaataaaagtataaaaaattgtGTCCAATTAATTGTATCTCTATATTTTTGTGTGAATTTATATATGGGAGCCATTCAGATAAAGACGTCTAAAtcatgttatttttgtcaaaattaggctAGATAAATTGATTTAACCGAAAAAATGgtgaatcaaatcttgaactggtctaaattaatattattttttataaaaaatgactacaatatctttattatagagaatgattaaaatatcctatatttaaaaattctaaatcttaatcctacaatagaaaaataaaggattaaaatttagaattcttaaaattaatatatataataaaagtattttagtcattttttataatagggtattatagttattttctataaaaaataatattaatttagaccaattcaaaatttaatttaccaTTTTTCAGTCAAATCAATTTGTCTAGCCTAATTTTAACAAATataatacaatttaattaattatatatattaaattttaattattaaaaaacatcTTTATAAAAAAGACGTTTCAACATCTTTATTTTTATCTGAGTAGTTCCTTTTATATATTAAcatattagtaaaaaatttgtGTCTCGAGTAACAAACAATCAATATGTATTAACCTGTTATTCGAAACCAAAAGTTGCCTAAGTGGATATTAGTAGCACGTACATGGTATAATCTAAGCCATGGTTGAAACTAGAAATAGCTAAAGAAACGGGATTCTAGCGCGAGAGGAATTGAGGAGCAGAAGGATACAGAAACTAAAGTAGCGTGGGCGCAGTGCAGTATATATAATTGTAAGAAAGAGATGGGGAAATGAGATAGAAAACTAAAGAAAGAATGTACATTACATGGATGCAGGTTGTACAATATTGGGTGGAAGCACTTCATACTGATATGGGCGGTGTACTCCTCCTTCTTCACCCCAATGGAGTTCGGATTCTTCAGAGGCCTCCCGGAGAAAATATTCCTGCTAGACATCGCGGGCCAGTTGGCCTTCCTCCTCGACATCGTGCTCCGCTTCTTCGTGGCCTACCGCGACACCCACTCCTACTGCGTGGTCTCCAGCCCCTCCCGCATCGCCATCCGCTTCCTCAAGTCTCCGCAATTCACCCTCGACCTCCTCGGCTGCCTCCCCTGGGACTACATCTACAAGGCAGCCGGCAGGAAGGAGCCGCTCCGCTATCTCCTCTGGATCAGGCTGACCCGGGCCGCCCGCGTCACGGAGTTCTTCGAGACGCTGGAGAAGGACATCCGGATCAACTACCTCTTCACGAGAATCGTGAAGCTTCTCGTGGTGGAGCTCTACTGCACCCACACAGCCGCCTGCATCTTCTACTATCTGGCCACCACCATCCCCCCCTCCCGCGAGTCCTACACTTGGATTGGCTCCCTCAAGATGGGCGACTTTGCCTACTCGGACTTCCGCCACATCGACCTCTGGAAGCGCTACATCACCTCCCTCTATTTTGCTATTGTCACCATGGCCACTGTTGGCTACGGCGATATTCATGCCGTCAATGTCAGAGAGATGATATTCATCATGGTTTATGTCTCCTTTGACATGATTCTTGGCGCTTACCTTCTTGGCAACATGACCGCCTTGATTGTCAAGGGATCCAAAACCGAGAGGTTTAGGGACACCATGACTGAAGTTATCAAATACATGAATAAAAACAATCTTGACAAGCCCACAAGTAAGGCCATCAAGGGCCATTTACGCTTGCAGTATCATCGCAGCTACACACAACCTGCTGTACTTCAGGACATCCCACCCTCTATTCGATCCAAGGTATATATTCATCATCTTTTCATTCCTGGTCCAACTTCACTTGTGACAcccacatattttttttttttttggtttttgcaGATTTCAATTAATTTGTATGAGGAGTTCATTGAGAACGTTCCTCTTTTCAAGGGTTGCTCCTCAGAGTTTGTTAAGCAGATTGTAAGACTTACTGTAACACTTCACTTATTCTTTCTCTTGGTATTGTTCTTAATTGCACGTGCTAGCTTCATGCTTCATTATCATTCTAGTATATTTGAAGATACACTGCTCAATTGCCAAATATTGAACTTGATGCATGCTTTATCCTTGTACTTCATGTACTTTCTTGAAAGCGCCACCAGTATCTGAAACTTGTCCTTTTTTCTTCAATCAAAAACACCTGATTCAGATTCTTGTTTGACAGACAACCAAAGTTCATGAAGAGTTCTTCCTCCCTGGAGAACTGGTTTTGGAGATAGGAGATGTAGCAGATCAAATTTACTTCGTATGTCATGGAGAGCTGGTACGGGTTATCGTAGCAacgatttttttattttatttatttaacttcCTACGTCTTTCAGCATTACTTTCCTCTCACTTCAATTCCTCATCAGTTCGCTATTTTCTAAACTATCTGCTCCAGACTCTAAATAAATTATCATAAAAGATGATGTTTACTTTAGAGTGGATAATGAAACATGAACCAGGGAATGGTATTTGTTAGTGATGGATTCTTCTATTTCAAATTGCTGTCGTTCCATAAATGTGAAATGTTTTCACAAGtgaaatagtatttttaaaccCGACCTGACTGTTCATCCTTTTGTCTACAGCGTGAGATAAGCAGTGAAAATGACAGTGGTACAGACGAAGTAGTGCAATTAAAAACCTACGATTCCTTCGGTGAGGTTTCTTTCCTTTGCAATATGCCTCATCACTCCACAGTCATAGCTCATGAGCTTTCCAAGGTTTTGCGACTTGATAAGCAATCCTTGAAGGACATAGTGAAGATATACTATGTAGATGGCCGTGTTACCTTAAACAATCTCCTTGAGGTATATGTTTGCCTtggatataaaaaaataaataataattttactgATGGAAAGAtatggatttataattttagaTCATCCATGCTGCTTTCGGACTCATGGTTATGCGTGGCTGACAGGGAAAAGACTCCGGTCTAAAACGCAAGTTGTTGGAATCAGACTTGAGCTTGACTATTGGAAACCAGGAAACAGAGTTGACTGTGAGGATGAATTGTGCTGCATATGAGGCTGACTTATACCTTTTGAAACGTTTGATCACATCCGGGGCAGATCCCAATAACACTGATTATGATGGTAGATCACCCTTGGTATCAACTCTTTATCAACTCTTCATctattaattcatttttttgttaaatgtgtgtaagagtaaaaaaaagtgaaattaGTTGAGATGACAAGTTGCTCTTAActaagatatttttttgttcaAGTCTTGTCTATACTATATATAATCTTTGTAGCATTCCCTCAAATCTAATCTGGCTCGCACTCTATGAGTAGGATTGGTTGAATCCTGTTCTTCGCATGTGAGTCTTGATTAATTTGTTGAGAAATAAGATAAGAGGAGTAGTATGATCaagattttgaattttcgaCACATAATACAGTGGTGACAACCTAACATAATAACATTTTAATTACGTATTTTATGTTTACTATCACAGCATATCTCTGCCTCAAAAGGATATGTAGATATTTCTTCCTTTCTAGTTGAGCAAGGAGTAAATATCAATTTACCAGGTTagtttttaaactttttttccGTTTTTAGGTGATTGAGGacaatccttttattttttgaatgtgCTGTATTGAAGTCAAAATATGGAGTTTGGTTTAAACTTTAAACAACCACCTGCATCAGATAAATCTGGGGCTACTCCCTTGCTAGAAGCCATCAAGAATGGACATGAAGACGTAGCTGCTTTACTAGTTAATGCAGGGGCTACTCTCACTATTGATGATGCCGGCAATTTTCTCTGTGTGATGGTTGCAAAGAAGGAATTTGACCTCTTAAAAAAGGTTCTGGCTTGTGGAATTAATCCAAATGCCAAAAATTATGACCAGCGCACACCTCTTCACATTGCTGCTTCTGAAGGTTTGTGTGCAGTAGCTGAACTACTTCTGGGAGCAGGAGCAAGTGTATTGTGTAAGGACAGATGGGGGAATACACCACTTGATGAAGCTCGTATCGGCGGAGATATAAATGCTCTCAAAATGCTTCAAGTTGCCAAAATTTCTCAGTTGGCTGAGTTATCCTGTGGTATTCAAGAAACTAAAGGTATGGTTGTCATTTTAAATTGAACTCAGTtggtttaatttgtttttctgacATATGCTTTGATTGAGTTTGCAAGCAGAAATATTGCCATCAAGAAATGAAATTCCGAAGAAGAGATGTATAGTATTTCCTTTCCACCCATGGGAATATGATCATAAAGAAAAGAGAACAGATGGAGTTGTTCTATGGGTCCCGGAAAGCATTGACGAGCTTATAATAACGGCAATGAAACATTTGAACATTTCAAATGGTACTTGTATTTTAACAGAACAAGGAGGCAGAGTTCTAAATGCAGACATAATTGGCAATGATGAGAAGCTATTTCTGGCGAGCCAAGTGCAGAGTGCAGAGTGAGGTACATAAAAGGATCAGGCACAAAATTAGGGATCAGTTCGTTATATTTCTTGTCTTTTCACATTGCATTGCAAATTTGCAATGATGCTCAGATATATTTCAAGTTTCTCCTTCAACGacctaaattaaaaaataatgtataATTTCAAGTGAATGCATTATGTATTGGATTTATGTTTTGCAGTGATATCATAGGTGCAcctgtttt is a window from the Arachis stenosperma cultivar V10309 chromosome 3, arast.V10309.gnm1.PFL2, whole genome shotgun sequence genome containing:
- the LOC130969718 gene encoding potassium channel SKOR-like isoform X2, whose translation is MHGEEGEGGNWTRKKRGLSKQEERWKRLRRRLAMFCGEAEDNSTAHGGDVRRQYIIHPDNRLYNIGWKHFILIWAVYSSFFTPMEFGFFRGLPEKIFLLDIAGQLAFLLDIVLRFFVAYRDTHSYCVVSSPSRIAIRFLKSPQFTLDLLGCLPWDYIYKAAGRKEPLRYLLWIRLTRAARVTEFFETLEKDIRINYLFTRIVKLLVVELYCTHTAACIFYYLATTIPPSRESYTWIGSLKMGDFAYSDFRHIDLWKRYITSLYFAIVTMATVGYGDIHAVNVREMIFIMVYVSFDMILGAYLLGNMTALIVKGSKTERFRDTMTEVIKYMNKNNLDKPTSKAIKGHLRLQYHRSYTQPAVLQDIPPSIRSKISINLYEEFIENVPLFKGCSSEFVKQITTKVHEEFFLPGELVLEIGDVADQIYFVCHGELREISSENDSGTDEVVQLKTYDSFGEVSFLCNMPHHSTVIAHELSKVLRLDKQSLKDIVKIYYVDGRVTLNNLLEGKDSGLKRKLLESDLSLTIGNQETELTVRMNCAAYEADLYLLKRLITSGADPNNTDYDGRSPLHISASKGYVDISSFLVEQGVNINLPVNAGATLTIDDAGNFLCVMVAKKEFDLLKKVLACGINPNAKNYDQRTPLHIAASEGLCAVAELLLGAGASVLCKDRWGNTPLDEARIGGDINALKMLQVAKISQLAELSCGIQETKEILPSRNEIPKKRCIVFPFHPWEYDHKEKRTDGVVLWVPESIDELIITAMKHLNISNGTCILTEQGGRVLNADIIGNDEKLFLASQVQSAE
- the LOC130969718 gene encoding potassium channel SKOR-like isoform X1; the protein is MHGEEGEGGNWTRKKRGLSKQEERWKRLRRRLAMFCGEAEDNSTAHGGDVRRQYIIHPDNRLYNIGWKHFILIWAVYSSFFTPMEFGFFRGLPEKIFLLDIAGQLAFLLDIVLRFFVAYRDTHSYCVVSSPSRIAIRFLKSPQFTLDLLGCLPWDYIYKAAGRKEPLRYLLWIRLTRAARVTEFFETLEKDIRINYLFTRIVKLLVVELYCTHTAACIFYYLATTIPPSRESYTWIGSLKMGDFAYSDFRHIDLWKRYITSLYFAIVTMATVGYGDIHAVNVREMIFIMVYVSFDMILGAYLLGNMTALIVKGSKTERFRDTMTEVIKYMNKNNLDKPTSKAIKGHLRLQYHRSYTQPAVLQDIPPSIRSKISINLYEEFIENVPLFKGCSSEFVKQITTKVHEEFFLPGELVLEIGDVADQIYFVCHGELREISSENDSGTDEVVQLKTYDSFGEVSFLCNMPHHSTVIAHELSKVLRLDKQSLKDIVKIYYVDGRVTLNNLLEGKDSGLKRKLLESDLSLTIGNQETELTVRMNCAAYEADLYLLKRLITSGADPNNTDYDGRSPLHISASKGYVDISSFLVEQGVNINLPDKSGATPLLEAIKNGHEDVAALLVNAGATLTIDDAGNFLCVMVAKKEFDLLKKVLACGINPNAKNYDQRTPLHIAASEGLCAVAELLLGAGASVLCKDRWGNTPLDEARIGGDINALKMLQVAKISQLAELSCGIQETKEILPSRNEIPKKRCIVFPFHPWEYDHKEKRTDGVVLWVPESIDELIITAMKHLNISNGTCILTEQGGRVLNADIIGNDEKLFLASQVQSAE